Proteins from a single region of Vulgatibacter sp.:
- a CDS encoding SAM-dependent methyltransferase → MEREDWNQRYAAEGLIWTARANRFLVAETEGLSPGRALDLAAGEARNAVWLAERGWSVRAVDFSDVAITKARQLAARRNVADRVEFQIADLREYEPEVEAYDLVALVYLQIPWADLAPILVRAARAVAPGGTFLLVGHDSTNLAGGYGGPRSADVLYTAEQVVGALAGALAIVKAGTVERPVETEEGTRVAIDCIVRARRA, encoded by the coding sequence ATGGAACGCGAAGACTGGAACCAGCGGTATGCGGCAGAAGGACTCATCTGGACTGCCAGGGCGAATCGCTTCCTGGTCGCGGAGACCGAGGGTCTATCGCCTGGTCGCGCGCTGGATCTCGCCGCGGGTGAGGCGCGCAATGCGGTCTGGCTGGCAGAGCGGGGCTGGTCCGTGCGCGCGGTCGATTTCTCCGACGTCGCAATCACGAAGGCCAGGCAACTCGCCGCGCGCCGGAACGTCGCCGACCGGGTCGAGTTCCAGATCGCCGACCTGCGGGAGTACGAGCCGGAGGTCGAAGCCTACGACCTCGTTGCGCTCGTCTACCTGCAGATCCCGTGGGCCGATCTCGCCCCGATCCTCGTGCGAGCGGCACGTGCGGTCGCACCGGGCGGCACCTTCCTGCTCGTCGGTCACGACTCGACCAATCTCGCCGGCGGTTACGGCGGGCCTCGCAGCGCGGACGTGCTCTACACCGCAGAGCAGGTCGTCGGCGCACTGGCGGGTGCACTGGCGATCGTGAAGGCAGGGACCGTCGAGCGGCCGGTAGAGACCGAAGAGGGGACCCGGGTGGCGATCGACTGCATCGTGCGCGCCCGGCGAGCGTGA
- a CDS encoding MFS transporter encodes MIRFSQDHATERVQSTRAASWALAGLSLSMLLSSLGTSIANVALPTLASDFQATFPAVQWVVLAYLLAITSSIVSVGRLGDLVGRRRLLGAGIVVFTAASVVSGIAPALWLVIAARAAQGLGAAVMMALTMAFVAEVVPKAKTGSAMGLLGTTSAIGTGLGPSLGGALIDSFGWRAVFLVNVPLGLLAVLLAYRFLPADRPAPAKRVAFDHAGTVLLAMTLAAYAIAVTLGRGHFGVKNVALLLAAGIGAALFLVAETKAASPLVRLAMFRDAALSASLAANVLVSTVLMSTLVVGPFYLARALGLDVGSVGMVMSVGPIVAALTGFPAGRIVDRFGTRRMTIAGLGGIALGATILGVLPAPLGVAGYVAPVALVTASYALFQAANNTAVMRDVVSSQRGVVSGTLNLSRNLGLITGASAMGAVFALATGADDVTTASPPAIAAAMRITFAVAAALVLLALACVAASHAFPARSRLPDAAA; translated from the coding sequence TTGATTCGCTTCTCACAGGACCATGCAACCGAACGGGTGCAGTCGACGCGCGCGGCCTCATGGGCGCTCGCCGGCCTCTCGCTGTCCATGCTCCTCTCTTCGCTCGGCACCAGCATCGCCAACGTGGCGCTGCCGACGTTGGCCTCGGACTTCCAGGCCACCTTCCCTGCCGTCCAGTGGGTCGTCCTGGCGTACCTGCTCGCGATCACGTCCTCGATCGTGAGCGTCGGGCGACTCGGTGATCTCGTCGGCAGGCGCCGGCTGCTCGGGGCGGGGATCGTCGTCTTCACGGCAGCCTCGGTCGTGAGCGGGATCGCGCCGGCCCTCTGGCTGGTGATCGCCGCGCGTGCGGCGCAGGGCCTGGGAGCCGCCGTGATGATGGCGCTCACGATGGCGTTCGTGGCTGAGGTCGTGCCGAAGGCGAAGACCGGCAGCGCGATGGGCCTGCTCGGAACCACATCGGCGATCGGAACCGGCCTCGGGCCGTCGCTGGGTGGTGCTCTCATCGACTCGTTCGGCTGGCGCGCCGTCTTCCTCGTCAACGTCCCTCTCGGCCTTCTCGCGGTTCTCCTCGCGTACCGGTTCCTGCCTGCCGATCGCCCTGCGCCGGCAAAGCGTGTCGCGTTCGACCACGCCGGCACGGTGCTGCTCGCGATGACGCTTGCCGCATACGCGATCGCCGTCACCCTCGGCCGAGGGCACTTCGGCGTGAAGAACGTCGCGCTGCTCCTCGCTGCGGGAATCGGAGCCGCCCTCTTTCTCGTCGCGGAGACGAAGGCGGCGTCGCCTCTGGTCCGCCTTGCGATGTTCCGCGATGCGGCATTGAGCGCGAGCCTCGCGGCCAACGTGCTCGTCTCCACGGTGCTGATGTCGACGCTGGTCGTCGGGCCGTTCTACCTCGCACGAGCGCTGGGCCTCGACGTGGGGTCGGTCGGGATGGTGATGTCGGTCGGGCCGATCGTCGCCGCCCTCACCGGCTTTCCGGCGGGGCGCATCGTCGACCGCTTCGGCACCCGGCGCATGACGATCGCAGGACTCGGCGGTATCGCGCTCGGTGCGACGATCCTGGGGGTCCTGCCCGCCCCTCTCGGCGTTGCGGGGTATGTCGCTCCCGTGGCGCTCGTCACGGCGAGCTACGCGCTCTTCCAGGCGGCCAACAACACCGCGGTCATGCGCGACGTCGTCTCGAGCCAGCGAGGCGTCGTCTCGGGAACGCTCAACCTCTCCCGCAACCTCGGACTCATCACGGGTGCCTCCGCCATGGGCGCCGTTTTCGCCCTCGCCACGGGCGCTGACGACGTAACGACCGCATCTCCCCCGGCCATCGCAGCGGCCATGCGGATTACCTTCGCGGTCGCGGCAGCGCTCGTCCTGCTTGCGCTCGCTTGCGTGGCGGCAAGCCACGCATTCCCGGCAAGGTCGCGCCTTCCGGACGCCGCGGCCTGA
- a CDS encoding porin, with translation MNTKTKAILIASLFALAGPGAAAAETPAEEVPAAAQAPSSGYDNGFVLRSADGVNRLRISGLFQPQFAAQDPAEDENAFFLNRARIGLLGNVFSKDLNYLFVAEFSGASPKLMFLSLDYTFVPDWLAVSVGQMKRPFSRPFITQASSMSMIDRPLTVGPDVFGDSSDIGVMLHNGTSNPFEYSVGVFSGAGPNVVPEKAHPLVGMRVGYNTGGLSQYRESDLEGGAPRFGIGAAALLDFDADGDNQSFTSGLVDAMFKSYGTSLTSAIYVGTRQDGSDWSDQRFSGIGHYTQLGHVIAGRFEPVVRYSFLLPEGPAPDRHEVAGGLNVFFHGHALKLQNVVTVGLQPGGGSDTQDVRFQSQLTLAL, from the coding sequence ATGAACACGAAGACAAAGGCCATATTGATTGCATCTCTCTTCGCACTCGCCGGCCCCGGAGCCGCAGCGGCGGAGACGCCTGCCGAGGAGGTGCCAGCGGCTGCCCAGGCGCCGAGCTCGGGTTACGACAACGGTTTCGTACTGCGCAGCGCCGACGGAGTGAACCGTCTCCGGATTTCCGGTCTGTTCCAGCCCCAATTCGCTGCTCAGGATCCTGCTGAGGACGAGAATGCCTTCTTCCTCAATCGCGCTCGAATCGGCCTCCTTGGAAACGTATTCAGCAAGGACCTGAACTACCTGTTCGTTGCCGAGTTCAGCGGCGCCAGCCCGAAGCTCATGTTCTTGAGCCTCGACTACACGTTCGTGCCGGACTGGCTCGCGGTGAGCGTGGGCCAGATGAAGCGGCCTTTCTCGAGGCCTTTCATCACGCAAGCCAGCAGCATGTCGATGATCGATCGACCGCTGACCGTCGGCCCGGACGTCTTCGGAGACAGCTCCGACATCGGCGTGATGCTGCACAACGGCACGTCCAACCCGTTCGAATACTCGGTGGGTGTCTTCAGCGGCGCCGGCCCCAACGTGGTGCCGGAAAAAGCCCATCCGTTGGTCGGCATGCGCGTCGGCTACAACACCGGCGGATTGAGCCAGTACCGTGAAAGCGATCTCGAGGGCGGAGCGCCGCGCTTCGGCATCGGTGCGGCGGCCCTCCTCGACTTCGATGCGGACGGCGACAACCAGTCGTTCACGAGCGGTCTCGTCGACGCGATGTTCAAATCCTACGGGACCTCGCTGACCTCGGCCATCTACGTCGGCACGCGCCAGGACGGCTCGGATTGGTCCGACCAGCGCTTCAGCGGCATCGGGCACTACACGCAGTTGGGCCACGTCATCGCCGGCCGGTTCGAGCCGGTCGTTCGCTACTCGTTCCTGCTGCCCGAAGGTCCGGCGCCTGACCGGCACGAGGTCGCGGGCGGATTGAACGTCTTTTTCCACGGGCATGCGCTGAAGCTGCAGAACGTCGTGACGGTCGGCCTCCAGCCAGGCGGCGGGAGCGACACGCAGGACGTGCGCTTCCAGTCCCAGCTCACCCTCGCGCTCTGA
- a CDS encoding efflux RND transporter periplasmic adaptor subunit → MKRRIVIAVLLAAAVAGSAWLVGRAEAKVGAEATSGAAAVPEIPVEEVAVRTLAERVQLTGTLAAVESVDLRSQVSGYVESISVPEGGVVKRGQLLFSLDARPFQASLHRARAELAQARERLALAERQAERAESLAADRVISQSRFDDIAATRGDARAQVDAARAALAAAELELGYTRIASPIDGRVGEALVRPGNLVSGGTDGATLLTTIVSIDPIHVQFDVDEPTYLRLAAARHEEVEVEVEIAGAQTITRYARLDFLGNRIDPSSGTARARAVLANSDGALSPGLFARVRVPTSAPAPTPLVSDRAVASDQGGRYVLVVDEQNVVRHRAVQLGAMEDGKRVVRDGLTPGEKVVVGGRVRPGMTVRPRLPADSDAPLAGGTP, encoded by the coding sequence ATGAAGAGGCGAATCGTGATCGCGGTGCTGCTCGCAGCGGCCGTTGCTGGAAGCGCCTGGCTCGTAGGGCGTGCAGAAGCGAAGGTCGGAGCGGAGGCGACCAGTGGCGCCGCCGCGGTACCCGAAATCCCGGTGGAGGAAGTGGCGGTCCGCACGCTCGCAGAACGAGTGCAGTTGACGGGGACGCTCGCGGCGGTGGAGAGCGTGGACCTCCGCTCGCAGGTGAGCGGCTACGTGGAGTCGATCTCCGTGCCGGAGGGCGGCGTGGTGAAGCGGGGGCAGCTCCTCTTCTCGCTGGACGCTCGTCCCTTCCAGGCATCGCTCCACCGCGCTCGCGCAGAGCTGGCGCAGGCGCGGGAGCGGCTCGCCCTTGCAGAGCGCCAGGCGGAACGGGCCGAGTCCCTCGCAGCCGATCGGGTCATCTCACAGAGCAGATTCGACGACATCGCGGCAACCCGCGGAGACGCACGGGCGCAGGTCGATGCGGCACGGGCCGCGCTCGCTGCAGCGGAGCTCGAGCTCGGCTACACCCGCATCGCGTCGCCCATCGACGGTCGCGTCGGGGAGGCACTCGTGCGTCCGGGCAACCTGGTCAGTGGCGGTACCGACGGCGCCACGCTGCTTACGACCATCGTCTCGATCGATCCGATCCACGTGCAGTTCGACGTCGACGAGCCGACATACCTCCGGCTCGCTGCCGCCCGGCACGAAGAGGTAGAGGTCGAGGTGGAGATCGCTGGCGCGCAGACGATCACTCGATACGCACGGCTCGATTTCCTCGGCAACCGGATCGACCCGTCCTCTGGCACCGCACGGGCCCGCGCGGTCCTCGCCAACTCCGACGGCGCCTTGAGCCCCGGCCTGTTCGCCCGCGTACGGGTGCCGACCTCCGCACCGGCGCCCACCCCGCTGGTGAGCGATCGTGCCGTCGCGTCGGATCAGGGCGGCCGCTACGTCCTCGTCGTCGACGAGCAGAACGTCGTGCGACACCGAGCGGTGCAGCTCGGCGCCATGGAGGACGGCAAGCGTGTCGTACGCGACGGGCTCACCCCCGGCGAGAAGGTCGTGGTCGGCGGAAGGGTCCGGCCTGGGATGACGGTCCGGCCCCGGCTGCCGGCGGACAGCGATGCGCCGCTCGCAGGAGGCACGCCGTGA